A stretch of the Acidimicrobiia bacterium genome encodes the following:
- a CDS encoding PIG-L family deacetylase, with protein MRTLVAIHAHPDDESSKGAGAVARLAEAGFRCVLVTATGGEAGDILNPAMDHPEVAARLAEVRGEELDLAAKIIGYDEVVKLGYRDSGMPDTDHNSHPEAFANAPFDEVLERLVAIVRRERPSIVFGYDAHERYPHPDHLRVHALSVALVEAAADPVRFPAAGEPWRIARLYAPTFTKSRLLALHEAMIDRGLESPYGDRLERFVGLDDDGKPIYRVDVSGMIERAREALRAHRTQVDPEGHWFAVPSGLIAEVYPWEDFELLAADEGAAPPASDLFVPV; from the coding sequence ATGAGGACCTTGGTTGCCATCCATGCGCATCCTGACGACGAGAGCTCCAAGGGGGCGGGAGCGGTCGCGCGCCTTGCCGAGGCCGGGTTTCGGTGTGTGCTGGTCACGGCGACCGGAGGCGAGGCGGGAGACATCCTCAATCCGGCGATGGATCATCCGGAGGTGGCGGCACGGCTGGCCGAGGTGCGCGGTGAGGAGCTCGATCTCGCCGCCAAGATCATCGGGTACGACGAGGTGGTCAAGCTCGGGTATCGCGACTCCGGGATGCCGGATACGGATCACAATTCCCATCCCGAGGCATTCGCCAATGCACCGTTCGATGAGGTGCTGGAGCGCCTCGTAGCCATCGTGCGTCGCGAGCGGCCGTCCATCGTCTTCGGGTACGACGCCCACGAGCGGTACCCACACCCCGACCACCTGCGGGTCCATGCGCTCTCCGTTGCGCTCGTCGAGGCCGCCGCGGACCCTGTCAGGTTCCCGGCGGCCGGGGAGCCGTGGCGTATCGCACGCCTCTACGCACCGACGTTCACCAAGAGCAGATTGCTCGCCCTCCACGAGGCGATGATCGACCGCGGGCTCGAGTCGCCGTACGGAGACCGGCTCGAGCGGTTCGTCGGCCTCGACGACGACGGCAAGCCCATCTATCGCGTCGACGTCTCCGGGATGATCGAGCGGGCTCGGGAGGCGCTCCGAGCACACCGAACCCAGGTCGATCCGGAGGGCCATTGGTTCGCCGTGCCGTCCGGACTGATCGCCGAGGTGTATCCGTGGGAGGACTTCGAGCTCCTCGCCGCCGACGAAGGGGCGGCCCCGCCGGCGTCTGACCTGTTCGTCCCGGTTTGA
- a CDS encoding GTPase domain-containing protein, with protein sequence MEGVESSRARIRAGLERVAELLDDVTFKLPTPDRDALDRERQSIVAVVEDYLLPRLDDPQAPVVAAVVGASGVGKSTLVNSLAQDLISKTAARRPATTTPIIWGHQDHAEVYAAKLVALLKARQRNNVELVVGADELTRNLTVVDTPPLDLGPGEEVTAAGDVLAFADLCVFVTSAARYADAAGWDVIHGARDRGLPLLFVLNRLPASPELQDDLKADFARRLAEAGLLDDADPSYLFGIVEGDVSAWHMGLEPHSVSLLRKELSELSDPDLRASLLDRVAVATGQALGRRLHSLSKAFSAEQRHIEQLLGHAESSYADQIERIERELASGVFAELAELDTWSQAAVDLTGIVTRRAGVAAQDAASAWFEDAVGGVLLATGGQGLWRHAHDTTYDTQQALERWGASLGSLASSMARRGHLSERGKRRIVRRLWPMVLDPRREVKGLRAVGDRSSEVVATARHGLAETLAGALLADAARFESSLGQAAPEGLMAELGVLERIVAIEPGSLAALPDPDVIVVPEAVHEEVDA encoded by the coding sequence GTGGAGGGCGTAGAAAGCTCGCGCGCCCGGATCCGGGCTGGTCTCGAGCGGGTCGCAGAACTGCTCGACGACGTGACGTTCAAGCTGCCGACCCCCGACCGGGACGCGCTCGACCGCGAGCGGCAGAGCATCGTCGCCGTGGTCGAGGACTACCTGTTGCCGCGCCTCGACGATCCGCAGGCCCCGGTCGTCGCCGCCGTCGTCGGAGCATCCGGCGTCGGGAAGTCGACCCTGGTGAACTCACTCGCCCAAGACCTCATATCGAAAACGGCGGCCCGCAGGCCGGCCACGACGACACCGATCATCTGGGGTCATCAGGACCACGCCGAGGTGTACGCCGCCAAGCTGGTGGCGCTGCTCAAGGCGAGACAGCGGAACAACGTCGAGTTGGTGGTCGGGGCGGACGAGCTGACCCGCAACCTCACCGTCGTCGACACGCCGCCCCTCGACCTCGGGCCCGGGGAGGAGGTCACCGCCGCCGGAGACGTGCTCGCCTTCGCCGACCTTTGTGTGTTCGTGACATCGGCGGCGCGCTACGCCGACGCCGCCGGGTGGGACGTCATCCACGGGGCCAGGGACAGGGGGCTGCCCCTGCTGTTCGTGCTCAACAGGCTGCCGGCGAGTCCCGAGCTCCAGGACGACCTCAAGGCAGATTTCGCCAGGCGCCTGGCCGAGGCGGGCCTGCTGGACGACGCAGACCCCTCGTACCTGTTCGGCATCGTCGAGGGCGACGTTTCGGCATGGCACATGGGGCTCGAACCGCACAGCGTGTCGCTGCTCCGCAAGGAGTTGAGTGAGCTCTCCGATCCCGACCTGCGGGCCTCGCTGCTCGATCGGGTGGCGGTGGCGACCGGCCAGGCACTCGGACGAAGACTTCACTCATTGTCGAAGGCATTCAGCGCCGAGCAGCGGCACATCGAGCAGCTGCTCGGCCACGCAGAGTCGTCTTATGCCGACCAGATCGAGCGGATCGAACGAGAGCTGGCGTCCGGGGTGTTCGCCGAGCTCGCCGAGCTCGACACGTGGTCGCAGGCCGCCGTCGACCTGACGGGCATCGTCACGCGACGAGCCGGTGTCGCCGCCCAAGACGCCGCGTCGGCGTGGTTCGAGGACGCCGTCGGGGGTGTGCTGCTCGCCACCGGGGGTCAGGGGCTGTGGCGGCACGCCCACGACACCACCTATGACACCCAGCAGGCCTTGGAGCGGTGGGGGGCCTCGCTCGGCTCGCTGGCATCGTCGATGGCGCGCCGCGGTCACCTCTCGGAGCGGGGCAAGCGGCGCATCGTGCGCCGACTGTGGCCCATGGTGCTCGACCCGCGGCGCGAGGTGAAGGGGCTGCGGGCAGTTGGCGATCGGTCGAGTGAGGTCGTCGCCACCGCCCGGCACGGTCTCGCCGAGACTCTGGCGGGAGCATTGCTGGCAGACGCCGCCCGATTCGAGTCGTCACTCGGTCAGGCGGCGCCGGAAGGGCTGATGGCCGAGCTCGGCGTGCTGGAGCGCATCGTGGCGATCGAGCCGGGGTCCCTGGCGGCGCTCCCCGACCCCGACGTGATCGTCGTCCCTGAAGCGGTGCACGAGGAAGTCGATGCGTAG